From the genome of Ectobacillus sp. JY-23, one region includes:
- a CDS encoding tyrosine-type recombinase/integrase, translating to MQVKKDEDTSLHESVREFAAYLTSKGRKQSTIKRYIYDLEDFIHWTRKQLDISSTSIWSTLTTKDYENYFSDLKATRHYSEKTMHRIFIVLNRMYRFLQLDNPTLVNPVKHMDFIIQPDRALRDEDFISEQEEFRLKNIIMSLEGLSDKQLPVRPLLMDRNFCIVMLLVDYGLSLQELVSLNMHHIHFENNSITIPPVSGIARTICLTLEDKQRLYSYYKIIPEAVRPKYHTNDPVFVAFDFNRNTYRWVYDNDAPKSLTEIAVQKMIRQEVARAGLRKGISAQHLRNTYILRLIQEKVSESEIVKQMGFKTKLSLKRYYDYMRNKE from the coding sequence ATGCAAGTCAAAAAAGATGAAGATACAAGCTTACACGAATCTGTACGGGAATTCGCCGCATATTTAACCAGCAAGGGAAGAAAACAATCAACTATAAAACGCTATATATATGATTTGGAAGATTTTATTCATTGGACTCGCAAGCAACTGGATATTTCTTCTACTAGTATATGGTCTACATTAACCACAAAAGACTATGAAAATTACTTTTCTGACTTAAAAGCTACTCGTCACTATTCTGAAAAAACAATGCATCGCATTTTTATTGTTTTAAACAGAATGTACCGCTTTTTACAGCTCGATAATCCCACTTTAGTCAATCCAGTCAAGCATATGGATTTCATCATTCAACCTGACCGCGCTTTACGGGACGAAGATTTTATTTCCGAACAAGAAGAATTTCGTCTAAAGAACATCATCATGTCGTTAGAAGGTTTATCTGATAAACAGTTACCAGTACGTCCCCTTTTGATGGATCGCAATTTTTGCATTGTCATGCTGCTAGTGGATTATGGTTTATCCTTACAAGAACTTGTTTCATTGAACATGCATCACATCCACTTTGAAAACAACTCCATCACTATTCCACCAGTTTCAGGAATTGCTCGTACTATTTGTCTAACATTAGAGGATAAACAAAGATTATATAGTTACTATAAAATAATTCCAGAAGCTGTTAGGCCGAAATACCATACAAACGATCCTGTATTTGTCGCATTTGATTTCAATCGAAACACATATCGGTGGGTGTATGATAACGATGCGCCAAAGAGTTTGACGGAAATAGCTGTACAAAAAATGATTCGGCAAGAGGTAGCGAGGGCTGGACTGCGAAAAGGTATATCCGCTCAACATTTGCGCAACACATATATTCTGCGTCTCATTCAGGAAAAGGTAAGCGAATCAGAAATCGTAAAACAAATGGGATTTAAAACAAAGCTCTCATTAAAGCGCTACTACGACTATATGAGGAATAAAGAATAA
- a CDS encoding Ger(x)C family spore germination protein: MKVRIFILIHILLLTSCVSPKVIDELPVIFVVGYDSEVNKKMKATVASQVFNRDQSSSIYTYTASSHTSKGLRNQLSAIQKPITIGKIAVILFSEEMAFEGIERILDSYLRDATVGRLVTIAIVEGGSAHDLVKYDYGYPEGLGPHIKNLINKSVEFSNFPRTNLHLYDYMYRGEGMDPYVPLITKKGDKIQLRGLALFKNDKMVEKLNLEDTFVFNLMNEKSDIGVHELKVNHSGYASLQQVSSNVKYRIENHESVPTVYININVKGSISEYSGLQINTKVEHMIQKALERKIEHKGRKLMERFQSLKIDPLCIGDRVRSQTRQFNVTKWHQIYPTAKIVVKANVQISGSGVVR, encoded by the coding sequence GTGAAGGTAAGAATATTTATATTGATACATATATTGTTGCTTACAAGTTGTGTATCACCTAAAGTGATTGATGAGCTTCCGGTAATTTTTGTTGTCGGATATGATTCGGAAGTAAATAAAAAGATGAAAGCAACTGTTGCTTCACAAGTATTTAATAGAGACCAATCAAGCTCAATATATACGTACACAGCTAGTAGTCATACAAGTAAAGGATTACGTAATCAACTCAGTGCAATTCAAAAGCCCATTACAATTGGAAAGATAGCTGTTATTTTATTTAGTGAAGAAATGGCTTTTGAGGGGATCGAGCGCATTTTAGATAGCTATTTGCGGGATGCTACTGTCGGTAGACTAGTTACTATAGCAATTGTTGAGGGAGGAAGTGCCCACGATTTAGTCAAATATGATTATGGGTATCCTGAGGGATTAGGGCCGCATATTAAGAATTTAATTAATAAATCAGTTGAATTTTCTAATTTCCCTCGCACAAATTTACATCTATACGATTATATGTATAGAGGAGAAGGAATGGATCCTTATGTGCCCCTTATAACCAAAAAAGGGGATAAGATACAATTAAGAGGGCTTGCTTTATTTAAAAATGATAAAATGGTTGAGAAGTTAAACCTTGAGGATACATTTGTTTTTAATTTAATGAATGAAAAATCAGATATTGGTGTTCATGAGCTTAAAGTAAATCATAGTGGCTATGCAAGCTTGCAGCAAGTCTCTTCTAATGTTAAATACAGAATTGAAAATCATGAAAGTGTTCCCACGGTTTATATTAATATAAATGTAAAAGGATCTATTAGTGAATATTCTGGTTTGCAAATCAATACTAAAGTGGAACACATGATTCAAAAAGCTCTAGAAAGAAAAATAGAACATAAAGGGAGAAAGTTAATGGAAAGATTTCAGAGCTTAAAAATAGATCCATTATGTATTGGTGATAGAGTCAGAAGTCAAACAAGACAATTTAATGTAACAAAGTGGCACCAAATATATCCCACAGCCAAAATTGTAGTAAAGGCAAATGTTCAGATATCTGGAAGTGGGGTTGTGAGATAA
- a CDS encoding methionine gamma-lyase family protein yields the protein MFNRLKHGEQLAPLVQETEAMIAAAHKRVDDIAESNQFRVLESFRKHKISDSHFIPTTGYGYDDIGRDTLEKVYADVFGGEAGLVRPQIISGTHAISTALFGVLRPGDELVYITGKPYDTLEEIVGIRGKGIGSFREYNIGYRTVDLLNGGVDWERVKEAISPQTKMIGIQRSKGYATRPSFTVAEIAEMIRFVKEVKPDVVVFVDNCYGEFAEELEPCHVGADLIAGSLIKNPGGGIVKTGGYIVGKKQYVEACAYRLTSPGIGAEAGASLYSLQEMYQGFFLAPYVTAQAIKGAIFTAAFLEKLGMNTSPRWDMPRTDLIQSVQFDDRERMIAFCQAIQYASPINSHFTPYPNYMPGYEDDVIMAAGTFIQGASIELSADGPIRPPYVAYVQGGLTYSHVKIAICSAIDSLLEKGLLSL from the coding sequence ATGTTTAACAGATTAAAGCATGGGGAACAGTTGGCCCCGCTTGTACAAGAGACTGAGGCAATGATTGCCGCTGCTCATAAACGAGTAGATGATATTGCGGAAAGTAATCAATTCCGCGTTTTAGAAAGCTTTCGCAAGCATAAAATCAGTGACTCTCATTTTATTCCAACAACAGGATATGGCTATGACGATATTGGCAGAGATACACTTGAAAAAGTATATGCTGATGTATTCGGTGGAGAAGCAGGGCTGGTACGTCCGCAAATCATATCCGGTACACATGCCATTTCTACGGCGCTCTTTGGTGTGTTGCGCCCTGGTGACGAACTTGTTTATATTACAGGTAAACCGTATGATACGCTGGAAGAAATCGTAGGTATTCGCGGCAAAGGCATCGGCTCATTTAGAGAGTATAACATTGGCTATCGCACTGTTGATTTGCTCAATGGCGGGGTGGATTGGGAACGTGTTAAAGAAGCTATTAGCCCGCAAACGAAGATGATTGGCATTCAGCGTTCCAAAGGTTATGCAACAAGACCGTCGTTTACTGTGGCCGAAATTGCGGAAATGATTCGATTTGTAAAAGAAGTTAAGCCGGATGTTGTAGTGTTTGTAGATAATTGTTACGGTGAATTTGCAGAGGAGTTGGAGCCTTGTCATGTGGGAGCAGATTTAATTGCGGGTTCACTTATTAAAAATCCTGGTGGCGGCATTGTCAAAACCGGTGGCTATATTGTCGGCAAAAAGCAATACGTAGAGGCGTGTGCGTATCGCCTCACTTCACCTGGTATCGGAGCGGAGGCTGGGGCGTCTTTATACAGCTTACAGGAAATGTATCAAGGCTTTTTCTTGGCCCCCTACGTAACAGCACAAGCCATAAAAGGAGCTATTTTCACGGCAGCCTTTTTAGAAAAGCTTGGTATGAACACATCCCCTAGATGGGATATGCCGCGAACAGATTTAATTCAATCCGTGCAATTTGATGACCGTGAGCGCATGATTGCCTTTTGTCAGGCCATTCAATATGCATCTCCAATTAACTCGCATTTTACGCCGTATCCGAATTATATGCCCGGTTATGAAGATGATGTCATCATGGCAGCTGGTACATTCATTCAAGGCGCTAGCATTGAATTATCCGCAGACGGTCCCATTCGTCCGCCGTATGTTGCTTATGTACAAGGTGGCCTCACTTATTCACATGTTAAAATTGCAATTTGTTCTGCCATCGATTCGTTACTCGAAAAGGGGCTACTTTCTTTATAA
- the spoVK gene encoding stage V sporulation protein K translates to MDQSIRKNNKNQINIVLNHRKKESVPLPPQKVLTENVATKHDMLRQVEEEMGRLVGMEDLKKIIKEIYAWIYVNKKRQEMGLKAEKQVLHMLFKGNPGTGKTTVARIIGKLLFQMNVLSKGHLIEAERADLVGEYIGHTAQKTRDLIKKAMGGILFVDEAYSLARGGEKDFGKEAIDTLVKHMEDKQHDFVLILAGYSREMNHFLSLNPGLQSRFPFIVEFPDYTVNQLIEIGRRMYEEREYQLSREAEWKLRDHLNAVKYSSGITSFSNGRYVRNIVEKSVRSQAMRLLSQDSYDKFDLLTISGSDLECDEEPPIL, encoded by the coding sequence ATGGACCAGTCCATACGCAAAAATAATAAAAATCAAATTAACATTGTATTAAATCATAGAAAAAAAGAAAGCGTTCCTCTTCCACCACAGAAAGTATTAACGGAAAACGTGGCTACCAAGCATGACATGCTCAGACAAGTAGAGGAGGAAATGGGGCGCTTGGTCGGTATGGAGGACTTGAAAAAGATTATTAAAGAAATATATGCTTGGATCTATGTGAATAAAAAAAGGCAAGAAATGGGCTTGAAAGCGGAAAAGCAGGTTCTCCACATGCTATTTAAAGGAAATCCTGGTACAGGAAAGACGACTGTTGCACGTATTATCGGCAAATTATTATTTCAAATGAATGTATTATCTAAAGGGCATTTAATTGAGGCGGAACGTGCAGATTTGGTGGGAGAATACATTGGTCATACAGCTCAAAAAACTCGTGATCTGATAAAAAAGGCAATGGGTGGCATTTTATTCGTGGATGAAGCCTATTCGTTGGCTAGGGGTGGAGAAAAAGATTTTGGAAAAGAAGCGATCGACACTTTGGTAAAGCATATGGAAGATAAGCAACACGATTTTGTTTTAATATTGGCTGGATATTCTAGAGAGATGAATCATTTCCTATCTTTAAATCCAGGTCTGCAATCCCGTTTTCCTTTTATTGTTGAGTTTCCGGATTATACGGTCAATCAACTGATTGAAATTGGAAGACGCATGTATGAAGAACGTGAGTATCAACTCTCAAGAGAAGCGGAATGGAAGCTGCGCGACCATTTAAATGCGGTCAAGTACTCTTCAGGCATTACCTCCTTTAGCAACGGGCGCTATGTACGGAATATCGTTGAGAAATCTGTGCGATCACAAGCAATGAGATTGCTGTCGCAGGATTCTTACGATAAATTTGATTTGCTTACAATTTCAGGAAGTGATTTAGAATGTGATGAAGAGCCGCCTATTTTATAA
- a CDS encoding MerR family transcriptional regulator, translating to MNLTQLSARQIRYYEEHGLITPVRTEGNRRHYSFNDVDKLLEIKDLLDQGLNLAGIKQVLELKATGQVQPPPVSEESKQISDAELRKLLRDELHQAGRFNRTSLRQGDMSRFFH from the coding sequence ATGAACCTAACGCAGCTATCTGCTCGCCAAATTCGCTACTATGAAGAGCACGGTCTCATCACACCGGTACGAACAGAAGGCAACCGCAGGCATTATTCTTTCAATGATGTCGATAAATTGCTTGAAATTAAAGATTTGCTTGATCAAGGCTTAAACTTGGCTGGTATTAAGCAAGTATTGGAGTTAAAAGCCACAGGTCAGGTGCAGCCGCCTCCAGTGTCTGAGGAGTCAAAACAAATTTCCGACGCAGAGCTCCGCAAGCTGCTTCGCGACGAACTGCATCAAGCGGGTCGTTTTAATCGCACTTCGCTTCGACAGGGCGATATGTCCCGATTTTTTCACTGA
- a CDS encoding GerAB/ArcD/ProY family transporter, translating to MQSKIKEHMMISAFLVMFIIHSAQVGVGVLGFQAAISRLVGQDAWIAVVLTGILFHVIVYMIYGIFNGDSKEFVHIMQKNFGSVLAFILNVGIMAYFILLAIVLIRTYISVVQLWMFPDLATWIPGLLYILMIYYVLSGGFRTVTGVCFFGVIIPMALFLTLAIPLKLDFHFFRNLLPVMDHSAFDFIKATKELTFSYLGIETLLVFYPFIKGKSQKWAHLGVAMTTCLYLYVIIITTILFNVNQLDNTPWATLTIWKFVELPFVERFEYIGVVMWSLVMFPNICLYIWSATRIGKQLFHIKQQSILISILVIAFIAVCIIQLPPQIKWLQANVSLVGLGITYMLIPLLYMIGLLKKRLC from the coding sequence TTGCAGTCAAAAATAAAGGAACATATGATGATTTCTGCTTTTTTAGTTATGTTTATTATCCACAGTGCACAAGTAGGAGTAGGAGTACTTGGATTTCAAGCAGCAATCTCAAGATTGGTCGGACAGGATGCATGGATTGCAGTAGTTTTAACAGGGATACTTTTTCATGTTATTGTGTACATGATATATGGCATTTTTAACGGTGATTCAAAGGAATTTGTTCATATTATGCAGAAGAATTTTGGGAGCGTCTTAGCGTTTATATTAAACGTTGGAATTATGGCTTATTTTATTTTATTGGCCATTGTCTTAATACGTACATATATATCCGTTGTACAGCTATGGATGTTTCCTGATTTGGCGACGTGGATTCCAGGGCTCTTATATATATTAATGATATATTATGTCCTTTCTGGAGGGTTTCGAACTGTAACAGGGGTGTGTTTCTTTGGTGTTATTATTCCAATGGCACTCTTTTTAACGTTAGCTATACCTTTAAAATTAGACTTTCACTTTTTTAGAAATTTACTACCTGTTATGGATCATTCTGCTTTTGATTTTATAAAAGCAACTAAAGAACTCACTTTTAGTTATCTTGGGATTGAAACGTTATTAGTTTTCTATCCATTCATTAAAGGTAAGTCACAAAAATGGGCTCATTTAGGTGTGGCAATGACAACTTGTTTATACTTATATGTCATCATTATAACAACGATATTATTTAATGTGAATCAGTTAGATAATACACCTTGGGCTACTTTAACAATCTGGAAATTTGTTGAACTTCCTTTCGTTGAGAGATTTGAATATATAGGTGTTGTTATGTGGAGTCTAGTGATGTTTCCTAATATTTGTCTATATATTTGGTCTGCAACTCGTATTGGAAAACAACTTTTTCATATAAAGCAACAGTCAATTCTAATAAGTATTTTAGTAATCGCTTTCATTGCTGTCTGTATTATACAATTACCCCCACAAATAAAATGGTTGCAAGCAAATGTTAGTCTTGTGGGATTAGGAATAACATATATGTTAATCCCCTTGTTATATATGATAGGTTTATTAAAGAAAAGGCTGTGTTAA
- the miaA gene encoding tRNA (adenosine(37)-N6)-dimethylallyltransferase MiaA yields the protein MSAAAKQKVIVIVGPTAVGKTKLSIELAKMFNGEIISGDSMQVYKGMDIGTAKVTKEEQEGIPHYMLDIKEPQESFSVAEFQTLVREHIADIAGRGKLPIIVGGTGLYIQAALYDYQFTENRGNQEYREKMEAFVASEGGNALFERLKQVDPESASRIHPNNIRRVIRALEIFETTGRTMSESLEAQAHELLYDALFIGLMMEREKLYKRIDMRVDMMMKQGLLEEVSHLYETGIRDCQSIQAIGYKELYAYLENRISLKEAVNVLKTNSRRYAKRQLTWFRNKEHVMWFDVTEEPKIQEISHKVEGLLKL from the coding sequence ATGAGTGCAGCAGCAAAACAAAAAGTTATTGTTATTGTGGGGCCAACAGCAGTGGGCAAAACAAAACTGAGTATTGAGCTTGCTAAAATGTTTAATGGTGAGATCATCAGTGGCGATTCTATGCAAGTGTATAAGGGGATGGATATTGGTACAGCAAAAGTAACCAAAGAGGAACAAGAAGGCATCCCGCATTATATGCTTGATATAAAGGAACCTCAGGAATCTTTTTCAGTAGCGGAGTTTCAGACGTTGGTGAGAGAGCATATTGCCGATATTGCAGGACGAGGTAAATTACCGATTATTGTTGGTGGGACAGGATTATACATACAAGCAGCCCTATATGATTATCAATTTACTGAAAATCGGGGCAATCAAGAGTATCGTGAAAAAATGGAGGCATTTGTGGCCAGTGAAGGCGGCAATGCTTTATTTGAAAGATTAAAGCAGGTGGACCCAGAGAGTGCGTCTCGCATCCATCCCAATAATATAAGACGTGTAATCCGAGCTCTTGAAATCTTTGAAACAACTGGAAGGACAATGAGCGAGTCCTTAGAAGCACAGGCTCACGAGCTGTTATATGATGCACTTTTCATTGGCCTTATGATGGAGCGGGAGAAATTGTATAAGCGTATTGATATGCGTGTGGATATGATGATGAAGCAAGGGCTTTTAGAGGAAGTAAGTCATTTGTATGAAACAGGAATTCGAGACTGTCAGTCTATTCAAGCAATTGGCTACAAAGAGCTGTATGCTTATTTAGAAAATAGAATAAGCTTAAAAGAGGCGGTGAATGTGTTAAAAACCAATTCAAGAAGATATGCAAAGCGGCAACTTACATGGTTCCGTAACAAAGAACACGTTATGTGGTTTGACGTGACAGAAGAGCCGAAAATACAAGAAATTTCACATAAAGTGGAAGGATTGCTGAAACTTTAG
- the hflX gene encoding GTPase HflX translates to MEKEKAILVGCQLPTDSDDRFTYSMEELASLTKTAQAEVILATTQKRTRFHPATYIGKGKLEELAALVKETEPDVVIFNNELTPSQIRNLSNELEARVIDRTQLILDIFAQRAKSREGKLQVELAQLKYALPRLVGQGEGLSRLGGGIGTRGPGETKLETDRRHIRSRIDEITGQLAVIVEHRKRYRERRKQNSTFQISLVGYTNAGKSTLFNRLTMADTFEENLLFATLDPTTRKMQLPCGYTVLLTDTVGFIQDLPTALIAAFRSTLEEVNEADFILHVVDSSDANYAGHEKTVKTLLREMEAEQIPALTLYNKKDRTGPSFIPSPHGEHVHVSAFNTEDLQMLRNCIEAEMKKLMNPYHIQVPAKEGRLLTLLRTETILEEMTFCEDTHLYVCVGYVFANSPLNGQINRYTARKGEEKFDV, encoded by the coding sequence TTGGAGAAAGAAAAAGCAATTTTAGTGGGCTGTCAGCTACCAACAGATTCAGATGACCGATTTACATATTCAATGGAAGAGTTAGCATCACTTACAAAAACTGCGCAAGCAGAAGTGATTTTAGCAACAACACAAAAGCGGACGAGATTTCATCCTGCTACCTATATCGGAAAAGGAAAACTAGAGGAATTGGCTGCGCTTGTCAAAGAAACAGAGCCAGATGTTGTTATTTTTAATAACGAATTAACACCGAGTCAGATTCGCAACTTGTCAAATGAGCTGGAAGCGCGTGTTATTGATCGCACACAACTAATTTTAGATATTTTTGCGCAGCGTGCGAAATCGCGCGAAGGTAAGCTACAGGTAGAGCTAGCACAGCTAAAATACGCCTTGCCTCGCCTTGTAGGACAGGGAGAAGGGTTATCCCGCCTTGGTGGAGGTATTGGTACGCGTGGTCCGGGTGAAACAAAGCTTGAAACAGACCGTCGTCATATCCGTAGTCGCATCGATGAAATTACAGGACAGCTGGCGGTCATTGTGGAGCACCGCAAGCGCTATCGTGAGCGCCGGAAACAAAACAGCACCTTTCAAATTTCGTTGGTGGGCTACACAAATGCTGGTAAGTCGACACTCTTCAATCGTTTGACAATGGCAGATACGTTTGAAGAAAATTTGTTGTTTGCAACGCTCGACCCAACGACGCGTAAAATGCAGCTACCATGCGGCTATACTGTTTTATTAACAGACACAGTTGGATTTATTCAGGATTTGCCTACAGCATTAATTGCCGCGTTTCGCTCTACACTAGAAGAGGTAAACGAGGCAGATTTTATTTTACATGTGGTAGATTCATCTGACGCGAACTATGCAGGACATGAAAAGACAGTAAAGACTCTGCTGCGTGAAATGGAGGCAGAGCAAATCCCTGCTCTTACCCTATATAATAAAAAAGATAGAACAGGACCGTCTTTTATTCCGTCTCCCCATGGTGAGCACGTTCATGTTAGTGCGTTTAATACAGAAGATTTACAAATGCTCAGAAATTGCATTGAAGCTGAGATGAAAAAGTTAATGAATCCTTATCATATTCAAGTTCCAGCTAAAGAAGGACGCTTACTTACACTTTTGCGGACGGAAACCATCTTAGAAGAAATGACGTTTTGTGAAGATACACATCTGTACGTATGTGTAGGATACGTGTTTGCGAATTCTCCGCTCAACGGACAAATAAACAGATATACAGCACGAAAAGGAGAAGAGAAATTTGATGTTTAA
- the hfq gene encoding RNA chaperone Hfq: MKQSINIQDQFLNQLRKDNTYVTLYLLNGFQLRGLIKGFDNFTVLLETDGKQQLIYKHAISTFVPQKNVSIELE; this comes from the coding sequence ATGAAGCAGTCAATTAATATTCAAGATCAATTTTTAAACCAACTTCGCAAGGATAATACATACGTGACGCTGTATTTGCTAAACGGTTTTCAATTAAGAGGACTTATTAAAGGTTTTGATAATTTTACAGTTCTTTTGGAAACTGATGGCAAGCAACAGCTTATTTATAAACACGCCATCTCCACATTCGTTCCACAAAAAAATGTAAGTATTGAATTAGAATAG
- a CDS encoding poly-gamma-glutamate hydrolase family protein produces MHTYENFAKLAQSEVEHIDYQILCVSRNTEITVLAIHGGTIEPGTSELASDIAEALHASFYTFQGLKNNPKLHITSARFDEPRAVALVQTSSYVVSVHGAYGDTAVTYIGGNDEELKQVATANLLDAGFLVKEAPHEINGDSPKNIVNRSKKGRGLQLELTKAQRKLLQMSMQAYDAYVHAIVQAVKKVM; encoded by the coding sequence ATGCATACGTACGAAAATTTTGCAAAGCTGGCGCAGTCCGAGGTGGAGCATATAGATTATCAAATCTTATGTGTAAGCAGAAATACTGAAATAACGGTGCTTGCTATTCACGGTGGAACAATTGAGCCGGGAACTTCAGAGTTAGCCAGTGATATTGCAGAGGCTTTACATGCGAGCTTTTATACATTTCAAGGGTTAAAAAACAACCCCAAACTTCATATTACATCAGCTCGATTTGATGAACCAAGAGCGGTAGCGCTTGTACAAACATCATCATATGTAGTTTCGGTACATGGAGCCTATGGTGACACAGCTGTGACCTATATAGGAGGAAATGATGAAGAGTTGAAACAAGTGGCCACAGCAAACTTGTTAGATGCGGGCTTTTTAGTAAAGGAAGCGCCCCATGAAATCAACGGTGATAGTCCTAAAAATATTGTGAACCGCAGTAAAAAGGGGAGAGGTTTGCAGCTCGAGTTGACCAAAGCGCAGCGCAAATTATTACAAATGAGTATGCAGGCCTATGATGCTTATGTACATGCAATTGTACAAGCAGTAAAAAAAGTAATGTAA
- a CDS encoding trimeric intracellular cation channel family protein, with product MTWELFSIIGTIAFAVSGAIVAMEEEYDIFGVYILGMATAFGGGALRNLLIGYPVEAFWKQDVLFQIALLSMTIIFLFPHKLMKHWKRWENITDAIGLSAFSIQGALYAQKLNLPLSATIVAAVLTGTGGGVIRDVLAKRKPLVLRAEVYAFWTILAGFAVGTNLVAAPIHMYLLFIVIVVCRMLSIYYNWHLPIKSLTNSSKSIDS from the coding sequence ATGACATGGGAGTTATTTAGCATTATTGGTACGATTGCCTTCGCTGTAAGCGGTGCTATTGTTGCCATGGAAGAAGAGTACGATATTTTTGGCGTTTACATTCTGGGAATGGCTACAGCGTTTGGCGGCGGTGCCTTGCGCAACTTACTTATAGGATATCCGGTTGAAGCATTTTGGAAACAAGATGTATTGTTTCAAATCGCTCTTTTATCAATGACAATTATCTTTTTATTTCCACATAAACTAATGAAACATTGGAAGAGATGGGAAAACATCACGGATGCAATCGGTCTTTCCGCCTTTTCTATTCAAGGTGCTTTATATGCTCAAAAGTTAAACTTACCACTAAGCGCCACGATTGTCGCAGCCGTTTTAACAGGAACGGGCGGCGGTGTCATCCGAGATGTGCTGGCAAAAAGAAAGCCTCTCGTACTGCGTGCGGAAGTATACGCATTCTGGACGATTTTAGCTGGGTTTGCTGTTGGAACAAATCTTGTCGCAGCACCAATTCATATGTATCTACTGTTTATCGTCATTGTCGTATGTCGTATGTTATCTATTTATTACAACTGGCATTTACCTATTAAATCCTTGACAAATTCATCAAAGTCTATTGACAGCTGA